Proteins found in one Oncorhynchus keta strain PuntledgeMale-10-30-2019 chromosome 2, Oket_V2, whole genome shotgun sequence genomic segment:
- the LOC118358973 gene encoding eukaryotic translation initiation factor 3 subunit J-A-like has translation MADADDWDADNFEPDVAPIKKAVVLDKWEGEDEDEDVKDNWDDEEEEKKTEAKKSEAKVSEKKKLAEKIKEKENRLRKKQQELKNNLDEEEELTPEQQLAEKLKVQKMQEEADLELAKEAFGISGGSTTNNVSGIEAMCPSSKEDFTEFEKLLKVKILQYEKSVHYSSFLESLFRELCISLEVEDLKKISSSLTVLLNEKQKQEKAIKGKKKKKGVVLGGGMKAKGKDDLADYGDFDGGYTQDYDDFM, from the exons atGGCGGATGCCGACGATTGGG ACGCTGACAACTTCGAGCCGGACGTCGCGCCGATCAAAAAGGCGGTAGTGCTGGACAAATGGGAAGGCGAAGACGAAGATGAAGATGTGAAG GATAACTGGGAtgatgaagaggaagagaagaaaacAGAGGCAAAGAAATCAG AGGCCAAAGTATCTGAGAAGAAAAAACTGGCCGAAAAAATAAAGGAGAAAGAAAACCGGCTAAGGAAAAAGCAACAAGAGCTGAAAAATAAT TTGGATGAAGAGGAAGAGCTTACACCTGAACAACAGCTAGCAGAAAAGTTGAAAGTCCAGAAGATGCAGGAGGAAGCAGACTTGGAGCTGGCAAAAGAGGCGTTTG GAATTTCAGGGGGTAGTACCACAAACAATGTTTCTGGAATTGAAGCCATGTGCCCATCTTCTAAAGAGGACTTCACAGAGTTTGAAAAGTTGCTGAAAGTGAAGATATTACAGTATGAAAAATCTGTGCATTATTCGAGCTTCTTGGAGTCGTTGTTTCGGGAGCTTTGTATTTCAT TGGAAGTCGAAGACTTAAAGAAAATCAGCTCTTCCCTGACAGTTCTACTTAATGAAAAACAGAAGCAAGAAAAG GCAATCAAAggcaaaaagaagaagaaaggagTTGTACTTGGTGGTGGTATGAAAGCCAAGGGGAAAGATGACCTTGCAGACTATGGAGACTTCGATGGTGGCTACACCCAAGACTATGATGACTTCATGTGA